From Pseudarthrobacter equi, a single genomic window includes:
- the lexA gene encoding transcriptional repressor LexA translates to MAAAATGGRATSQPKRTAKGLTPRQKKILETIQRSVNVNGYPPSMREIGDTVGLASLSSVTHQLSQLEKLGYLRRDPKRPRAMEVLMPLTLDGGTTGRAARQAAEPAAAASTGITASVTELPTALDTAMVPLVGRIAAGGPILADQVVEDVMPLPRQLVGQGELFMLKVAGDSMVDAAICDGDWVVVRRQADAANGDIVAALLDDEATVKTFRQRDGHTWLLPQNTQYEPILGDHATIMGKVVSVLRSL, encoded by the coding sequence ATGGCAGCAGCAGCCACCGGGGGCAGGGCGACCTCGCAGCCGAAAAGGACAGCCAAGGGCTTGACGCCGCGGCAGAAGAAAATCCTCGAGACCATCCAGCGTTCGGTCAACGTCAACGGCTACCCGCCGTCCATGCGCGAGATTGGGGACACCGTGGGGCTGGCCAGCCTCTCGAGCGTCACCCACCAGCTCTCGCAGCTGGAAAAGCTGGGCTACCTGCGGCGTGATCCGAAGCGGCCCCGGGCCATGGAAGTCCTGATGCCGCTGACCCTCGACGGCGGGACCACCGGCAGGGCGGCCAGGCAGGCAGCGGAACCCGCGGCTGCGGCCTCCACGGGCATCACAGCGTCCGTCACGGAGTTGCCCACCGCGCTGGACACGGCCATGGTGCCCCTCGTCGGCCGCATCGCCGCCGGCGGCCCCATCCTCGCGGACCAGGTGGTGGAAGACGTTATGCCGCTCCCCCGCCAGCTGGTGGGCCAGGGCGAACTGTTTATGCTGAAGGTGGCCGGTGATTCCATGGTGGACGCCGCTATCTGCGACGGCGACTGGGTGGTGGTCCGGCGCCAGGCGGATGCCGCGAACGGCGACATTGTTGCCGCGCTCCTGGACGACGAAGCCACGGTCAAGACGTTCCGCCAGCGGGACGGCCACACGTGGCTGCTGCCCCAGAACACGCAGTACGAACCGATCCTTGGCGACCATGCCACCATCATGGGCAAGGTGGTTTCGGTCCTCCGCTCGCTGTAG
- a CDS encoding LysM peptidoglycan-binding domain-containing protein, with protein sequence MSATSAFRSHGFDVHGNGARAQQAPLPPLRLTRRGKIVLIGIPLVLLAALLLSLAGFFNSPAKASDSAADLTVTPTVTVTVQPGESLWGIASDLAPERDARDVVADIVQLNNLSAGKILPGQQLYIPTR encoded by the coding sequence ATGTCAGCTACATCCGCTTTCAGGTCACACGGTTTCGACGTTCACGGCAACGGTGCACGGGCCCAGCAGGCGCCGCTGCCACCACTGCGCCTCACGCGGCGGGGCAAGATTGTCCTGATCGGGATTCCCCTGGTGCTGCTGGCAGCGCTCCTGCTGTCACTGGCCGGCTTCTTCAACTCACCGGCCAAGGCCTCCGACTCCGCAGCGGACCTGACCGTGACCCCCACCGTCACGGTCACCGTGCAGCCGGGTGAGTCGCTGTGGGGGATCGCTTCCGACCTCGCGCCCGAGCGGGACGCCAGGGACGTCGTGGCAGATATCGTGCAGCTCAACAACCTGTCCGCCGGGAAGATTCTCCCGGGACAGCAGCTGTACATCCCCACACGCTAG
- a CDS encoding histidinol-phosphate transaminase — MNDQLERLNRLPLRSNLRGITPYGAPQLDVPILLNVNENTHGVPADVTAAITAAVAEAAIGLNRYPDREFTELRKALAEYLGHGLDEANVWAANGSNEVLQQILQAFGGPGRTALGFPPTYSMYPLLASGTDTGYIKGEREDGYGLSAESAARQVRELKPNIVFLCSPNNPTGTGLGLDVVEAVYKAGAESQAIVIVDEAYHEFAHDGTLSALTLLPGRERLIVSRTMSKAFALAGARLGYMAAAPEVTDALRLVRLPYHLSAITQATALAALQHREALMADVEDIKKQRDRIVSELTRMGLKPAASDSNYVFFGGLENPHQVWQELLDAGVLIRDVGIPGHLRVTAGTETETTAFLTSLESILAGQPALPA, encoded by the coding sequence GTGAATGACCAGCTTGAACGCCTGAACCGGCTTCCTCTCCGCAGCAACCTCCGGGGCATCACGCCCTACGGTGCCCCGCAGCTGGATGTGCCCATCCTCCTCAACGTCAACGAGAACACCCATGGTGTCCCGGCCGACGTCACAGCCGCCATCACGGCGGCGGTCGCGGAGGCTGCCATCGGCCTGAACCGCTACCCGGACCGGGAGTTCACCGAGCTCCGCAAGGCCCTTGCCGAGTATCTGGGACACGGCCTCGACGAGGCCAACGTATGGGCCGCCAACGGCTCCAACGAAGTGCTCCAGCAGATCCTTCAGGCATTCGGCGGTCCGGGGCGCACGGCCCTCGGCTTCCCGCCCACGTACTCCATGTACCCCCTGCTTGCCAGCGGCACGGACACCGGCTACATCAAGGGCGAGCGTGAGGACGGGTACGGCCTCAGCGCCGAATCGGCCGCCCGCCAGGTCCGGGAACTGAAGCCCAACATCGTTTTCCTGTGCTCACCGAACAACCCCACCGGCACCGGCCTCGGGCTGGACGTGGTGGAAGCGGTTTACAAAGCCGGCGCCGAAAGCCAGGCCATCGTGATCGTGGATGAGGCCTACCACGAGTTTGCCCACGACGGCACGCTCAGCGCCCTGACGCTGCTGCCCGGGCGGGAGCGGCTGATCGTTTCCCGCACCATGAGCAAGGCATTCGCGCTGGCCGGCGCCCGGCTCGGATACATGGCAGCCGCCCCGGAAGTAACCGACGCGCTGCGCCTGGTCCGGCTCCCGTACCACCTGTCGGCCATCACCCAGGCAACCGCCCTGGCGGCCCTGCAGCACCGCGAAGCCCTCATGGCTGACGTCGAGGACATCAAGAAGCAGCGCGACCGCATCGTGTCCGAGCTGACCCGCATGGGCCTCAAGCCGGCGGCATCCGACTCCAACTACGTGTTCTTCGGCGGACTGGAGAATCCGCACCAGGTCTGGCAGGAACTGCTGGACGCGGGTGTGCTGATCCGCGACGTCGGTATCCCGGGGCACCTGCGGGTTACTGCCGGCACTGAGACGGAAACCACAGCCTTCCTCACCTCCCTGGAAAGCATCCTTGCCGGCCAGCCGGCCCTTCCCGCCTAG
- the hisB gene encoding imidazoleglycerol-phosphate dehydratase HisB, whose translation MTSTGPNADAARTARMERATSESSVLVEINLDGTGVSDIDTSVPFYDHMLTALCKHSLIDMTVKATGDTHIDVHHTVEDVAITFGEVLRTALGNKAGIRRFGEATVPLDEALANAVVDVSGRPYLVHAGEPAGQEYHLIGGHFTGSLTRHVFEAITLHAGICLHMNVIAGRDPHHIVEAQFKAFARALRAAVEPDPRVEGIPSTKGAL comes from the coding sequence ATGACTTCCACCGGACCGAACGCGGACGCAGCCCGGACCGCACGCATGGAGCGTGCCACCAGCGAGTCGTCCGTGCTCGTGGAAATCAACCTGGACGGTACGGGCGTCTCGGACATCGACACTTCCGTGCCGTTCTACGACCACATGCTCACGGCACTGTGCAAGCACTCGCTGATCGACATGACGGTCAAAGCCACGGGAGACACCCACATCGACGTCCACCACACCGTGGAGGACGTTGCCATCACCTTCGGCGAGGTGCTGCGGACCGCCCTGGGCAACAAGGCCGGCATCCGCCGGTTCGGCGAAGCCACCGTCCCGCTGGACGAGGCCCTGGCCAACGCCGTGGTGGACGTCTCCGGGCGCCCTTACCTGGTGCACGCCGGCGAGCCCGCCGGCCAGGAATACCACCTGATCGGCGGCCACTTCACTGGCTCCCTCACCCGCCACGTCTTTGAGGCCATCACCCTGCACGCAGGCATCTGCCTGCACATGAACGTCATCGCCGGACGGGACCCCCACCACATTGTGGAAGCCCAGTTCAAGGCGTTCGCCCGTGCCCTGCGTGCAGCCGTCGAACCCGATCCCCGGGTTGAGGGCATTCCGTCCACCAAGGGTGCCCTGTGA
- the hisH gene encoding imidazole glycerol phosphate synthase subunit HisH, producing MSGQILKDGAIIDPSASRKPASPEGKPTVTVLDYGSGNVRSAVRALERAGAEVILSAKPEDVLNADGLVVPGVGAFETVMRELKAVDGIRLIGRRVAGGRPVLGICVGLQVLFEAGVEHGTEAEGIGEWPGKVEMLPADVVPHMGWNTVKVPEGSKLFAGVEGERFYFVHSYGVQEWNFDVIQPLMAPPLVTWSEHGAPFIAAVENGPLCATQFHPEKSGDAGARLLRNWVDALRRPTETGSGDASGGA from the coding sequence GTGAGCGGCCAGATCCTGAAGGACGGTGCCATCATCGACCCGTCCGCATCACGCAAGCCCGCTTCCCCGGAGGGCAAGCCCACCGTGACGGTGCTGGATTACGGTTCCGGCAACGTCCGGTCGGCCGTGCGCGCCCTCGAGCGGGCCGGTGCAGAGGTCATCCTCAGCGCCAAGCCCGAGGATGTCCTGAACGCGGACGGCCTGGTGGTTCCCGGCGTCGGCGCCTTCGAGACGGTCATGCGCGAGCTCAAAGCCGTGGATGGCATCAGGCTCATCGGCCGCCGGGTGGCCGGCGGCCGCCCCGTCCTGGGGATCTGCGTGGGCCTCCAGGTACTTTTCGAGGCCGGCGTCGAGCATGGCACCGAGGCTGAGGGCATCGGCGAATGGCCCGGGAAAGTCGAGATGCTGCCGGCCGACGTCGTTCCGCACATGGGCTGGAACACCGTCAAGGTGCCGGAGGGTTCAAAGCTCTTCGCCGGAGTGGAAGGCGAGCGGTTCTACTTCGTCCATTCCTACGGCGTGCAGGAATGGAACTTCGACGTCATTCAGCCGCTGATGGCCCCTCCGCTGGTGACGTGGTCCGAACACGGCGCACCCTTTATCGCTGCCGTCGAAAACGGGCCGCTGTGCGCCACGCAGTTCCACCCTGAGAAGTCAGGCGATGCCGGCGCGCGGCTGCTGCGCAACTGGGTGGACGCGCTGCGCCGGCCCACGGAAACCGGCAGCGGCGACGCTAGTGGCGGCGCCTGA
- the priA gene encoding bifunctional 1-(5-phosphoribosyl)-5-((5-phosphoribosylamino)methylideneamino)imidazole-4-carboxamide isomerase/phosphoribosylanthranilate isomerase PriA has product MTTANDLPVLELLPAVDVVNGQAVRLVQGEAGSETSYGTPLEAALNWQQQGAEWVHLVDLDAAFGRGSNAELLREVVGQLDIKVELSGGLRDDETLEAALGLGVARVNLGTAALENPEWTRRAIERFGDRIAVGLDVRGTTLAGRGWTKEGGDLWDVLARLEDAGCSRYVVTDVTKDGTLQGPNVELLRQMVEKTGKPVIASGGISSLDDLKVLRSLVPLGVEGAIVGKALYAGAFTLPEALDVAGRR; this is encoded by the coding sequence ATGACCACCGCAAACGATCTGCCGGTACTTGAACTGCTGCCCGCCGTCGACGTCGTCAACGGCCAGGCCGTGCGGCTGGTCCAGGGTGAGGCCGGCAGTGAAACCAGCTACGGAACCCCGCTGGAGGCTGCGCTGAACTGGCAGCAGCAGGGCGCCGAATGGGTGCACCTCGTGGACCTGGACGCCGCCTTCGGCCGCGGCTCCAACGCCGAACTGCTCCGCGAGGTGGTGGGGCAGCTGGACATCAAGGTGGAGCTCTCCGGCGGACTCCGGGACGATGAAACCCTCGAAGCCGCACTTGGCCTCGGCGTCGCACGGGTTAACCTCGGCACCGCCGCGCTGGAGAACCCGGAGTGGACGCGCCGCGCCATCGAGCGCTTCGGTGACAGGATCGCCGTCGGACTCGACGTCCGCGGAACCACCCTGGCCGGCCGGGGCTGGACCAAGGAAGGCGGGGACCTCTGGGACGTCCTGGCCCGCCTCGAGGATGCAGGCTGCTCGCGCTACGTGGTCACCGACGTGACCAAGGACGGCACCCTGCAGGGGCCCAACGTTGAACTGCTGCGCCAGATGGTGGAGAAGACCGGCAAACCCGTCATCGCGTCCGGCGGCATCTCCAGCCTCGATGACCTCAAGGTCCTGCGCTCCCTGGTCCCGCTGGGCGTCGAAGGTGCCATCGTGGGCAAGGCCCTCTATGCCGGCGCCTTCACCCTGCCCGAAGCCCTCGACGTGGCCGGCCGCCGCTAG
- a CDS encoding SseB family protein — MASKDSGAPAPRHLPGHIAAALAGAGGATDSAGQPWAGRSLAGDDAKIHNFEDDDGTANAGYRAAVAGLRGGTGDEAAVVASLATARVFIPIVAQLAEEAESDHGLHADKQADMALVTLKAADGRTALPAFTSTEALSAWHPDARPVAVYAARAALSAVAEGAELVVLDPGADVTFVVRRPAVWALAQQQPWLPSYADEELAAEMGAAAAAFPTVRRIELLPGRGVAARAADGTVLPGGGAGPELQVVLYLEDGLDASGVQRLVAALQAEWSRNVLFGERVDSLEVKLRRATG; from the coding sequence ATGGCCAGCAAAGATTCAGGCGCCCCCGCTCCCCGCCACCTTCCCGGCCATATCGCCGCGGCGCTGGCAGGAGCCGGCGGCGCGACCGACTCCGCGGGCCAGCCCTGGGCGGGCCGCAGCCTCGCCGGCGACGACGCGAAGATCCACAATTTCGAGGACGACGACGGTACGGCCAACGCAGGCTACCGCGCCGCCGTCGCGGGCTTGCGTGGGGGAACCGGCGACGAAGCTGCCGTCGTGGCGTCCCTGGCGACGGCGCGGGTCTTCATCCCCATCGTGGCCCAGCTGGCGGAAGAAGCGGAGTCTGACCACGGCCTGCATGCCGACAAGCAGGCAGACATGGCGCTGGTAACGCTCAAAGCCGCCGACGGCAGGACCGCGCTGCCGGCCTTCACGTCAACGGAGGCCCTGAGCGCCTGGCACCCCGATGCCCGCCCGGTGGCTGTCTACGCGGCACGCGCTGCGCTGTCCGCCGTGGCGGAGGGTGCCGAACTTGTGGTCCTGGACCCGGGCGCAGATGTCACTTTCGTGGTTCGCCGGCCGGCCGTGTGGGCGCTGGCCCAGCAGCAGCCCTGGCTGCCCTCCTACGCCGACGAGGAACTGGCGGCCGAGATGGGTGCTGCCGCCGCTGCGTTCCCAACTGTCCGCCGGATCGAGCTCCTGCCGGGCAGGGGAGTGGCTGCCCGGGCAGCCGACGGGACCGTGTTGCCGGGTGGCGGCGCGGGGCCGGAACTGCAAGTGGTGCTCTACCTTGAGGACGGGTTGGACGCCTCAGGCGTGCAGCGCCTGGTGGCTGCGCTGCAGGCCGAGTGGTCCCGGAATGTATTGTTTGGGGAGCGGGTCGATTCGCTCGAGGTCAAGCTGCGGCGCGCCACAGGCTAG
- a CDS encoding MFS transporter produces MNFALYRELLAVRPIRRLLLVGMVARIPHSAAGVLLTLHIVLTLGQGYAAAGAAAAVMTIGIAVGAPWRGRRVDTVGLRRALVPSVISEAVIWSIVPHVSYQWLLPLVFVGGLLTLPIFSVVRQSLGVLADGKQRRTAFALDAISTEMVFMIGPAAGAVVATSGHTTAGLTVVGLSTSLAGLFLIWFNPPTRSPEQTAECVEDEQHAAEIAVVSAAPAHLQEAAADLLPAGAERAPGVRGRVAHSFAWFTPAVGAVFAVAAGAGMVLSGSDVGIVAALEIGGHQGEIGIVFLFWCAASVVGGLVYGAMHRPVPPILLLLGMAAFTIPMGFASGTWTLALLSILPGLLCAPVLSAASEKVADLVSEERRGEAMGWYGSALTAGVAFGSPLAGVFIDSTGPSGGFVSVGVAGVILCLAGLLLQQRRRRQVKA; encoded by the coding sequence GTGAACTTCGCGCTGTACCGGGAGCTGCTGGCCGTCCGGCCTATCCGGAGGCTTTTGCTGGTGGGCATGGTTGCCCGCATTCCACATTCTGCGGCGGGCGTGCTGCTGACCCTGCACATCGTCCTCACCCTGGGCCAGGGATACGCCGCTGCCGGTGCCGCAGCCGCCGTGATGACGATCGGTATAGCTGTCGGGGCACCGTGGCGCGGGCGCCGGGTGGACACCGTCGGCCTCCGGCGTGCACTGGTCCCGTCCGTCATCTCCGAAGCGGTCATCTGGTCCATCGTTCCGCACGTGTCCTACCAGTGGCTCCTGCCGCTGGTGTTCGTCGGCGGCCTGTTGACCCTGCCCATCTTCAGCGTGGTGCGCCAGTCCCTGGGTGTCCTGGCCGACGGCAAGCAGAGGCGCACCGCTTTTGCCCTGGATGCCATCAGCACCGAGATGGTGTTCATGATCGGGCCCGCGGCCGGCGCCGTGGTGGCAACGAGCGGGCACACGACGGCGGGTCTCACGGTCGTGGGCCTGTCCACGTCCCTGGCCGGGCTGTTCCTGATCTGGTTCAACCCGCCCACCCGCAGCCCGGAACAAACCGCTGAATGCGTTGAGGACGAGCAGCACGCAGCAGAAATCGCCGTGGTCTCGGCTGCACCCGCCCACCTGCAGGAAGCCGCCGCGGACCTGCTGCCAGCCGGGGCGGAGCGTGCTCCCGGTGTCAGGGGCAGGGTGGCGCACAGCTTCGCCTGGTTTACACCTGCGGTGGGGGCGGTCTTTGCCGTCGCCGCGGGTGCCGGCATGGTTCTCAGCGGCAGTGACGTGGGCATCGTGGCGGCCCTGGAGATCGGCGGGCATCAAGGCGAGATCGGAATCGTGTTCCTGTTCTGGTGTGCGGCATCCGTGGTGGGCGGCCTGGTCTACGGCGCCATGCACCGGCCTGTCCCGCCCATCCTGCTGCTGCTGGGCATGGCCGCGTTCACCATTCCCATGGGTTTCGCGTCCGGAACCTGGACACTCGCCCTGCTGTCCATCCTGCCCGGGCTCCTGTGCGCGCCGGTGCTGTCCGCTGCCTCGGAGAAGGTGGCCGATCTTGTGTCCGAAGAGCGCCGGGGCGAAGCGATGGGTTGGTACGGGTCTGCGCTGACCGCAGGGGTGGCCTTTGGTTCACCCTTGGCGGGCGTCTTCATTGACAGCACAGGCCCCTCCGGCGGCTTCGTGTCCGTAGGGGTGGCCGGTGTCATCCTGTGCCTTGCGGGACTGCTCCTGCAGCAGCGCCGGCGCCGCCAGGTCAAGGCCTGA
- a CDS encoding DUF1844 domain-containing protein has product MSTPDSNSYVFEPAQGSAGNSADVSQQVRDISEVPAIEVITTAAVHLMSAAAVKLGLAAEENAADLKDLDEARKLITALAGLVTAAAPEIGSQHAGPLRDGLRSLQLAFREESLIPDAPGKGPGEKFTGAVN; this is encoded by the coding sequence ATGAGCACCCCAGACAGTAATTCATACGTTTTCGAGCCTGCCCAGGGCAGCGCCGGCAACTCCGCCGACGTGTCCCAGCAGGTCCGGGACATCTCCGAAGTTCCGGCCATCGAGGTCATCACCACCGCTGCCGTCCACCTGATGTCCGCCGCCGCCGTCAAGCTCGGCCTGGCCGCAGAAGAGAACGCCGCCGACCTGAAGGACCTGGACGAGGCCCGCAAACTCATCACCGCCCTTGCCGGGCTGGTGACGGCCGCCGCTCCGGAAATCGGATCGCAGCACGCAGGTCCCTTGCGCGACGGCCTCCGCTCCCTGCAGCTGGCGTTCCGTGAAGAGTCGCTGATCCCGGACGCTCCGGGCAAGGGTCCGGGCGAAAAGTTCACGGGCGCAGTCAACTAG